One window of the Hoplias malabaricus isolate fHopMal1 chromosome Y, fHopMal1.hap1, whole genome shotgun sequence genome contains the following:
- the LOC136678616 gene encoding replication factor C subunit 5, whose amino-acid sequence MASTSKTGVQTRNLPWVEKYRPQTLNDLISHQDILSTIQKFISEDRLPHLLFYGPPGTGKTSTILACAKQLYKDKEFNSMVLELNASDDRGIDVVRGPILSFASTRTIFKKGFKLVILDEADAMTQDAQNALRRVIEKFTENTRFCLICNYLSKIIPALQSRCTRFRFGPLSQNQMIPRLEHVIQQESIDITQDGMKAIVTLSTGDMRRSLNILQSTHMAYGKITEETVYTCTGHPLRSDIANILDWALNKDFTTAYNQILQLKTLKGLALHDILTEVHLLIHRVDFPPSIRMGLLIKLADIEYRLASGTNEKIQLSSMVAAFQAVRDIVVSDG is encoded by the exons atggCTTCGACCAGCAAGACAGGCGTTCAGACGAGGAATTTACCATG ggtTGAAAAGTATAGGCCACAGACACTAAATGACTTGATCTCTCATCAAGACATTCTGAGCACGA TTCAGAAGTTCATCAGTGAAGACAGACTGCCTCATCTGCTGTTTTATGGGCCTCCAGGAACAGGAAAGACCTCCACCATCTTAGCCTGTGCTAAGCAACTCTACAAAGATAAAGAGTTCAACTCCATGGTTCTTGAG CTCAATGCTTCAGATGACCGTGGTATAGATGTGGTTCGGGGCCCAATCCTCAGTTTCGCCAGCACCAGAACCATTTTCAA gaagggCTTTAAATTGGTGATTCTGGATGAAGCGGATGCAATGACCCAGGATGCTCAAAATGCTTTAAGAAGAG ttATTGAGAAGTTTACAGAGAACACTCGCTTCTGTCTGATCTGTAACTACCTGTCTAAGATCATCCCAGCTCTACAGTCCCGATGCACACGTTTCCGGTTTGGCCCACTTTCTCAGAACCAGATGATCCCCAGACTAGAGCATGTTATCCAGCAGGAGAG CATTGACATCACTCAAGATGGCATGAAGGCAATTGTGACCCTGTCAACAGGAGACATGAGGCGATCATTAAACATTTTACAG AGTACTCATATGGCCTATGGGAAAATAACAGAGGAGACTGTTTACACATGTACAGGACACCCCTTGCGGTCAGATATCGCCAACATACTGGACTGGGCTTTGAACAAAGACTTCACAACAGCATATAACC AAATTCTGCAGTTGAAAACACTGAAAGGTCTAGCATTGCATGACATTTTAACAGAGGTGCACCTTCTTATACACAGAG TTGATTTTCCTCCATCCATTCGGATGGGCCTGCTAATCAAATTAGCAGATATCGA GTACCGGCTTGCATCTGGGACCAATGAGAAGATTCAGCTGAGCTCAATGGTGGCAGCTTTTCAGGCAGTTAGAGACATAGTGGTCAGTGATGGCTAG